The Glycine soja cultivar W05 chromosome 19, ASM419377v2, whole genome shotgun sequence genomic sequence GATGAAGGAACTATGGGCACAAATGGGGTCACTAATGGCCACTATTGTGTTCATGTACACAATCTTTGAGCGCTTCTTCCCTCCACACTTGCGTGAAAAACTTCAAGCCTATACTCAAAAACTCACCAACCATTTCAACCCTTACATCCAAATAAGCTTCCCTGAGTTCTCAGGGGAACGACTGAAGAAGAGTGAAGCATACACAGCCATCCAAACCTACCTGAGTGCAAACTCATCCCAGAGAGCCAAAAGGCTCAAAGCTGAAGTTGTGAATGATAGCCAAACCCCTCTTGTCCTCAGCATGGATGACAACGAAGAGATAACTGACGAgtttcatggcatcaaactATGGTGGAGTGCAAACAAAGTAAGCAACAATCCACAAAGATACAACCCTTTTTCTTATTACGGTTCCTCAGACGAGAAAAGGTTCTACAAGCTAACATTCCATAAGCGCCACCGTGATATTGTCACCATGTCTTACATAAAGCATGTTTTGGATGAGGGAAAGGATATTGAGATGAGAAACAGACAGTTGAAGCTTTACACCAACAATCCTAGTAGTGGTTGGTATGGTTACAAGCAATCAAAGTGGAGCCACATTGTGTTTGAGCACCCTGCCACTTTTGAAACACTCGCTATGGAtcggagaaagaaggaggatatACTTAAAGACCTTGTGAAGTTTAAGAAGGGAAAGGATTATTATGCAAAGATAGGTAAAGCTTGGAAGCGTGGCTATCTTTTGTACGGTCCTCCGGGGACTGGTAAGTCTACCATGATTGCTGCTATTGCTAATTTCATGAACTATGATGTGTATGATCTTGAGTTAACCGCGGTGAAGGACAACACTGAGCTAAGGAAGCTGTTGATTGAGACTCCGAGTAAGTCTATCACGGTGATTGAGGACATTGATTGCTCACTCGATCTTACCGgccagaggaagaagaaaaaggaagagaatgagGATGAAGAACAAAAAGATCCTATGAGGAGAAATGAGGAGGAGAGTAGCAAGAGTAGTAAGGTGACTCTGTCTGGGTTGTTGAATTTTATAGATGGGATTTGGTCTGCTTGTGGAGGTGAGAGGATCATTGTTTTCACGACGAATTATGTGGAGAAACTTGACCCTGCTTTGATTAGGAGAGGGAGGATGGATAAGCACATAGAGATGTCTTATTGTTGCTATGATGCATTCAAGGTGCTGGCCAAGAACTACTTGGATGTTGAGTCTCATCATTTGTTTGGTGCAATTGGGGGATTGTTGGAAGAAACAGATATGTCCCCGGCTGATGTTGCTGAGAATCTGATGCCAAAGTCTGTGGATGAAGATGTGGAGATTTGCCTGCACAAATTGATTAAGGCTCTTGAAGAGGCCAAGGAGGAAAAAGCAAGGAAAaaggcagaagaagaagaagaagcacggTTGAAGGaggagaaagtgaaggaagagTCTACTCAGATGGAGGAAAAACACAAAGGAAAAACTGGGGAGGATGTGAAGGAAAATGGTTTTCATTGAGGGGAAATGGAAATGTTTCTAGGAAAATAGCAATCTGTTATTGAGCCAACCAGTTAGATTTGCTCTTAGTTGGTTGTTGCTGCATTATACTATCACTACTAGGATTTGGTCATTTGCAATATGTAACAATTTGCCCAATGTAGTTTCTTGGctaaataaaagttaattaacCTTGTAGTCTTGTGCAATTTCTGTTTTCTTTGTCTTCTGATATTTCCAGTGTTTCTTAGAGTAACACATTGAATTGACATCCTCATTTCATTTCAGCTTGTGCCACCGTGGTACATAGGATAATGATTGGTTCATGATAGAATTGTGTTTTAATGGAAGCTaacaacttgaaaaaaaaaatgcacttgaGTTGGGGCAAAACTTGTGCTTAATCCAAGCATCTATTATAATGAAATGTTCTGATTTAATCAAAAcattttctaagatgatttaaaATGGAAATGACCAAGTAAGATTTATACTATCCTAAAGATTATTCTGTTTTACAAGCAAGATTTCTATTATCAATACCcactattgaaattaaattccAACCAAATGTG encodes the following:
- the LOC114399898 gene encoding AAA-ATPase At3g28580-like, with amino-acid sequence MSVRDHTQKIDLVETMKELWAQMGSLMATIVFMYTIFERFFPPHLREKLQAYTQKLTNHFNPYIQISFPEFSGERLKKSEAYTAIQTYLSANSSQRAKRLKAEVVNDSQTPLVLSMDDNEEITDEFHGIKLWWSANKVSNNPQRYNPFSYYGSSDEKRFYKLTFHKRHRDIVTMSYIKHVLDEGKDIEMRNRQLKLYTNNPSSGWYGYKQSKWSHIVFEHPATFETLAMDRRKKEDILKDLVKFKKGKDYYAKIGKAWKRGYLLYGPPGTGKSTMIAAIANFMNYDVYDLELTAVKDNTELRKLLIETPSKSITVIEDIDCSLDLTGQRKKKKEENEDEEQKDPMRRNEEESSKSSKVTLSGLLNFIDGIWSACGGERIIVFTTNYVEKLDPALIRRGRMDKHIEMSYCCYDAFKVLAKNYLDVESHHLFGAIGGLLEETDMSPADVAENLMPKSVDEDVEICLHKLIKALEEAKEEKARKKAEEEEEARLKEEKVKEESTQMEEKHKGKTGEDVKENGFH